A window of Garciella nitratireducens DSM 15102 contains these coding sequences:
- the nifS gene encoding cysteine desulfurase NifS, producing the protein MERRYFDYAATTPVDPGVLEEMLPYFKDSFGNPSSIYSYGREAKKAVEEARSKIANLIGADSKEIFFTAGGSEADNWAIKGIAMKLKDKGNHIITSKIEHHAVLHVCQYLEKHGFEVTYLPVDENGFINLKDLKNSITNKTILISIMFANNEIGTIQPVKEIGEIAKEHNIYFHTDAVQALGNTKINVNDMNIDLMSMSSHKIYGPKGVGALYIKKGVKIDPFIHGGAQERRKRAGTENVPGIVGFGKAAEIASNSLEEHIKRTVKLRDKLITGILENIDYVRLNGDPIKRLPGNVNVSIEFVEGEALLLNLDMIGVSASSGSACTSGSLDPSHVLLAIGLPHEIAHGSLRLTIGRYTKEKDIDYVIEELPKIVDKLRAMSPLYEKVKGGDK; encoded by the coding sequence ATGGAAAGAAGATATTTTGATTATGCAGCAACAACTCCTGTAGATCCAGGAGTACTAGAAGAAATGTTACCTTATTTTAAAGATAGTTTTGGAAATCCATCCAGTATTTATTCTTATGGAAGGGAAGCTAAAAAAGCTGTTGAGGAAGCAAGATCTAAAATAGCAAATTTAATTGGTGCTGATTCTAAAGAGATATTTTTTACAGCGGGAGGATCTGAAGCTGATAATTGGGCAATTAAAGGGATTGCTATGAAATTAAAAGATAAAGGAAACCATATTATTACATCGAAGATAGAACATCATGCTGTTTTGCATGTTTGTCAATATTTAGAAAAACATGGTTTTGAAGTTACTTATCTTCCAGTAGATGAAAATGGATTTATTAATTTAAAGGATTTAAAAAATTCTATTACTAATAAAACAATATTAATTAGCATTATGTTTGCTAACAATGAGATTGGTACTATTCAGCCTGTTAAGGAAATAGGGGAAATAGCTAAAGAGCATAATATATATTTTCATACTGATGCTGTACAGGCATTGGGGAATACTAAAATAAATGTGAATGATATGAATATTGATTTAATGTCAATGTCATCTCATAAAATTTATGGACCAAAAGGAGTAGGTGCCTTATATATTAAAAAAGGTGTTAAGATAGATCCATTTATTCATGGTGGAGCTCAAGAACGAAGAAAAAGAGCTGGTACTGAAAATGTTCCAGGAATTGTAGGATTTGGTAAGGCTGCTGAAATTGCTTCTAACTCACTAGAAGAACATATAAAAAGAACGGTAAAACTTAGAGATAAATTAATAACTGGAATTTTAGAAAACATTGATTATGTAAGGTTAAATGGCGATCCTATAAAAAGATTACCTGGAAATGTAAATGTCAGTATAGAATTTGTAGAAGGAGAAGCTTTATTACTTAATTTAGATATGATAGGAGTTTCTGCATCTAGCGGTTCTGCTTGTACTTCAGGATCATTAGATCCTTCTCATGTTTTATTAGCTATAGGACTACCTCATGAAATAGCTCATGGTTCTTTGCGTTTAACGATTGGAAGATATACAAAAGAGAAGGATATTGACTATGTAATTGAAGAGCTTCCTAAGATTGTAGACAAATTAAGGGCTATGTCACCATTATATGAAAAAGTAAAAGGAGGAGATAAATAA
- the nifU gene encoding Fe-S cluster assembly scaffold protein NifU — protein sequence MMYSDKVMDHFANPRNVGEIPDANGVAQVGNAKCGDIMKMYLKVEDNIIKDIKFKTFGCAGAISTSSIATEMIKGKTLEEAEKLTNKAVIEALDGLPDEKIHCSVLAEQAIKAAIDDYRKKNNQ from the coding sequence ATAATGTATAGTGATAAGGTTATGGATCATTTTGCCAATCCAAGAAATGTGGGAGAAATACCAGATGCGAATGGAGTTGCTCAAGTAGGAAATGCAAAGTGTGGAGATATTATGAAAATGTATTTAAAAGTAGAAGATAATATTATAAAAGATATAAAATTTAAAACTTTTGGCTGTGCTGGAGCAATATCCACTAGTAGTATAGCAACGGAAATGATTAAAGGGAAAACTCTTGAAGAAGCAGAAAAATTGACAAATAAGGCTGTTATAGAAGCACTAGATGGACTTCCGGATGAGAAAATTCATTGTTCTGTATTAGCAGAGCAAGCTATCAAAGCGGCGATTGATGATTATCGAAAAAAGAATAATCAATAA